In one Umezawaea sp. Da 62-37 genomic region, the following are encoded:
- a CDS encoding arabinofuranosidase catalytic domain-containing protein produces the protein MKLSSLILPGSPTRLRRVGAVVASTLALLLVTGVSGPPAASAAPAPLVSAASGRCLHVKGDSDAAGTALEIADCTGGSGQAFEFTSAGELRTAGGTRCVDAQNSQTAPGTPAVIWSCDGRATQRWRQNSDGSITGSGQCLDVNGASTANGTAVILWTCHGRDNQRWTTSAPPQSGSGPCDIYAAGGTPCVAAHSTTRALLRSYDGNLYQVRRASDNATRDVGLLTAGGVVNAGAQDSFCSGTSCVITVVYDQSGRGNDLWYQGSSVVPGSNQSKPANATSESLTVGGAKAYSLYINPGNSYWRDGHLTGVPTGSAPEGMYMVTSGTHVNSGCCFDYGNSETTRKADAAGAMDAINFGKQCWFGGCSGSGPWVQADLEWGLYPGGGQSWNPNQRAFTNKFVTAVLKNNGTSRFALKGSDAQSGGLTTLYDGSLPNGYSPMKKQGAIILGSGGDCCKPGGGANLSAGTFYEGAMVSGYPSDATENAVQANITAAGYR, from the coding sequence ATGAAGCTGTCGTCCTTGATCTTGCCGGGCTCTCCCACCCGCCTGAGGCGGGTGGGGGCGGTGGTCGCGTCCACCTTGGCGCTGCTGCTGGTGACGGGGGTGAGCGGACCACCGGCCGCGTCGGCGGCACCGGCTCCGCTGGTCAGCGCCGCGTCGGGACGCTGCCTGCACGTGAAGGGCGACTCCGACGCGGCGGGGACCGCGCTGGAGATCGCGGACTGCACCGGCGGCAGCGGCCAGGCGTTCGAGTTCACCTCGGCGGGAGAACTGCGGACGGCCGGCGGCACGCGCTGCGTGGACGCCCAGAACAGCCAGACCGCGCCGGGAACCCCCGCGGTGATCTGGTCGTGCGACGGGCGCGCGACCCAGCGGTGGCGCCAGAACTCCGACGGCTCAATCACCGGATCGGGCCAGTGCCTCGACGTCAACGGCGCGAGCACGGCCAACGGCACCGCCGTCATCCTGTGGACCTGCCACGGTCGCGACAACCAGCGGTGGACGACCTCCGCTCCCCCGCAGAGCGGCTCGGGCCCGTGCGACATCTACGCCGCGGGCGGCACGCCGTGCGTCGCGGCCCACAGCACGACACGCGCCCTCCTCCGCTCCTACGACGGCAACCTGTACCAGGTCAGGCGCGCGTCGGACAACGCCACCAGGGACGTCGGCCTGCTCACCGCGGGCGGCGTCGTCAACGCCGGCGCGCAGGACTCGTTCTGCTCGGGCACCTCCTGCGTGATCACGGTGGTCTACGACCAGTCCGGTCGGGGCAACGACCTGTGGTACCAGGGATCGAGCGTCGTACCCGGCTCGAACCAGAGCAAGCCCGCGAACGCGACCTCCGAGTCGTTGACGGTCGGCGGTGCCAAGGCGTACTCGCTCTACATCAACCCCGGCAACAGCTACTGGCGCGACGGCCACCTGACCGGAGTCCCCACCGGCAGCGCGCCGGAGGGCATGTACATGGTGACCAGCGGCACGCACGTCAACAGCGGCTGCTGCTTCGACTACGGCAACAGCGAGACGACCAGGAAGGCCGACGCCGCAGGGGCGATGGACGCGATCAACTTCGGCAAGCAGTGCTGGTTCGGCGGCTGCTCGGGCTCCGGCCCCTGGGTGCAGGCCGACCTGGAGTGGGGCCTGTACCCCGGCGGCGGCCAGAGCTGGAACCCGAACCAGAGGGCGTTCACGAACAAGTTCGTCACGGCGGTGCTGAAGAACAACGGCACCTCGCGGTTCGCCCTCAAGGGCAGCGACGCGCAGTCCGGCGGGCTGACCACGCTCTACGACGGCTCGCTGCCGAACGGGTACAGCCCGATGAAGAAGCAGGGCGCGATCATCCTGGGTAGCGGCGGCGACTGCTGCAAGCCCGGCGGTGGCGCGAACCTCAGCGCGGGCACCTTCTACGAGGGGGCGATGGTGTCGGGCTACCCGTCCGACGCCACCGAGAACGCGGTGCAGGCCAACATCACCGCCGCCGGCTACCGCTGA
- a CDS encoding ricin-type beta-trefoil lectin domain protein: protein MFRTRRKRPLWRALVVIAAMVLVPGGAAASTGQPTAAATSITLDGASGGRTFDGVGAVSGGGGNSRLLIDYPEPQRGQILDYLFKPSYGAALQILKVEIGGDTNSTSGAEPSHSHFRGDLDCDRGYEWWIAEQARARNPGIKLVGLPWGAPGWIGGGNFLSQDMIDYLLTWLGCARQHNLTIDYLTAAQNEKAWSAQWVVDVRNALNANGYGSIKVIAGDSWPGDWGPAGPISSNTAYRNAVDVLSAHYTCGYLSAQTTCTVPANVSSSGKVLWSSENGSQDYNDGAKPLARGINRVYLDGKMTAYLNWDLIAATTPNVPWPTVGLVLANQPWSGHYSVGKDVWALAHTAQFTAPGWKYLDSSSGYLGGNRANGSYVTLKAPNNSDYSTIIETMDATATQTMDFAIAGGLSTGTVRVWSTDLNSGSTSSHFVRATDITPSGGRFSLSVRPGFLYSITTTSGQGKGTATSPPSGSLALPYADDFDRYATGKEAAYLMDMEGAFETATCGAGRSGTCVRQASPQKAIPWKTETAPYALLGEVGWSNYTASADVMLEKSGHVELLGRVGGQKTTDQGAVNAYYFRISDTGAWSILRNNTNRQVTTLRSGTASALGTNRWHTLALGFEGSTITARVDGAVLTTVTDSTLAAGQVGIGTSQGETAQFDNLSVVAGSGGGGSTAPLRNSAAGRCLDVPGASQTNGTQTALWDCNGGANQQWFSGSSKQLRVYDSKCLDAEGASGAPGTRVIIWDCTGGTNQQWNLNTDGTVTGVQSGLCLATNAGSTANGAQAVLATCNGGSAQRWSRS from the coding sequence ATGTTCCGCACAAGGCGAAAGCGCCCGCTGTGGCGGGCTCTGGTCGTGATCGCGGCCATGGTCCTGGTACCCGGTGGTGCCGCGGCATCGACCGGGCAGCCCACGGCCGCCGCCACCTCGATCACGCTCGACGGCGCGTCGGGAGGCCGCACGTTCGACGGGGTCGGCGCGGTCAGCGGCGGTGGCGGCAACAGCAGGCTCCTGATCGACTACCCCGAACCGCAGCGCGGTCAGATCCTCGACTACCTGTTCAAGCCCTCCTACGGGGCCGCGCTGCAGATCCTCAAGGTCGAGATCGGCGGCGACACCAACTCGACCAGCGGGGCGGAGCCGAGCCACTCCCACTTCCGCGGCGACCTCGACTGCGACCGCGGCTACGAGTGGTGGATCGCCGAACAGGCCAGGGCCCGCAACCCCGGCATCAAGCTGGTGGGCCTGCCCTGGGGTGCGCCGGGTTGGATCGGCGGCGGCAACTTCCTGTCGCAGGACATGATCGACTACCTGCTCACCTGGCTGGGGTGCGCGCGGCAGCACAACCTCACCATCGACTACCTGACGGCCGCGCAGAACGAGAAGGCGTGGAGCGCCCAGTGGGTGGTCGACGTCCGCAACGCCCTCAACGCGAACGGCTACGGCTCGATCAAGGTCATCGCGGGCGACTCGTGGCCCGGCGACTGGGGGCCCGCGGGCCCGATCTCCAGCAACACCGCCTACCGCAACGCGGTCGACGTGCTCAGCGCCCACTACACGTGCGGTTACCTCAGCGCGCAGACCACCTGCACCGTCCCGGCCAACGTCTCCTCCTCCGGCAAGGTGCTGTGGTCGAGCGAGAACGGGTCGCAGGACTACAACGACGGCGCGAAGCCGCTGGCCCGCGGCATCAACCGGGTCTACCTCGACGGCAAGATGACCGCCTACCTCAACTGGGACCTGATCGCCGCGACCACGCCGAACGTCCCCTGGCCGACGGTGGGCCTGGTGCTGGCCAACCAGCCGTGGTCGGGCCACTACTCGGTCGGCAAGGACGTGTGGGCGCTGGCGCACACCGCGCAGTTCACCGCTCCCGGCTGGAAGTACCTCGACTCCTCCAGCGGCTACCTCGGCGGCAACCGCGCCAACGGCAGCTACGTGACGCTGAAGGCCCCCAACAACTCCGACTACAGCACGATCATCGAGACCATGGACGCGACCGCGACCCAGACGATGGACTTCGCGATCGCGGGCGGCCTGTCCACCGGCACGGTGCGCGTGTGGTCGACCGACCTGAACTCCGGCAGCACCTCGAGCCACTTCGTGCGCGCCACCGACATCACGCCCTCCGGCGGCCGGTTCTCCCTGAGCGTGCGGCCCGGTTTCCTCTACAGCATCACGACGACTTCGGGCCAGGGCAAGGGAACGGCCACCAGCCCACCCTCGGGTTCGCTGGCCCTGCCCTACGCCGACGACTTCGACCGGTACGCCACCGGCAAGGAGGCCGCCTACCTGATGGACATGGAGGGCGCCTTCGAGACGGCCACCTGCGGCGCCGGCCGTTCGGGCACGTGCGTCCGCCAGGCCTCACCGCAGAAGGCGATCCCGTGGAAGACCGAGACGGCCCCGTACGCGCTGCTGGGCGAGGTGGGCTGGAGCAACTACACCGCGTCCGCCGACGTGATGCTGGAGAAGTCCGGGCACGTCGAGCTGCTCGGCCGCGTGGGCGGGCAGAAGACCACCGACCAGGGCGCGGTGAACGCGTACTACTTCCGGATCAGCGACACGGGCGCGTGGTCGATCCTGCGCAACAACACCAACCGGCAGGTCACCACCCTGCGCAGCGGCACGGCGTCCGCGCTGGGCACCAACCGCTGGCACACCCTCGCACTGGGCTTCGAGGGCAGCACCATCACCGCGCGCGTGGACGGCGCCGTGCTCACGACGGTGACCGACTCCACCCTGGCCGCGGGTCAGGTCGGCATCGGCACCAGCCAGGGCGAGACCGCGCAGTTCGACAACCTCAGCGTGGTCGCGGGTTCCGGTGGCGGCGGATCGACCGCGCCGCTGCGCAACTCCGCCGCGGGCCGGTGCCTGGACGTGCCCGGCGCGTCGCAGACCAACGGGACGCAGACGGCCCTGTGGGACTGCAACGGCGGTGCCAACCAGCAGTGGTTCTCCGGGTCCTCCAAGCAGTTGCGGGTGTACGACTCCAAGTGCCTCGACGCGGAGGGCGCGAGCGGCGCACCCGGCACCAGGGTGATCATCTGGGACTGCACCGGCGGGACCAACCAGCAGTGGAACCTCAACACCGACGGCACCGTCACCGGCGTGCAGTCCGGCCTCTGCCTCGCCACGAACGCCGGTTCGACCGCGAACGGCGCGCAAGCGGTCCTCGCCACCTGCAACGGGGGGAGTGCCCAGCGGTGGAGCCGGAGTTGA
- a CDS encoding beta-L-arabinofuranosidase domain-containing protein: MSSSLNRRRLLQAAGVAAVASAAPGLFRGTAEAAVVAPVRTDIGALAQPFDLGQVRLSTGRWLDNQNRALSYLRFVDVDRLLYNFRANHRLSTNGAAALGGWEAPNFPFRTHSQGHFLTAWAQAWAVLGDTTCRDRANSMVAELAKCQANNAAAGFNTGYLSGFPESDFDAMEAGSPKSVSYYALHKTLAGLLDVWRYLGSTQARDVLLRFAGWVDWRTGRLTYSKMQSILGTEFGGMNAVLTDLYQQTGDSRWLTAAQRFDHAAVFDPLAANQDRLNGLHANTQVPKWIGAAREYKATGTTRYRDIASNAWNTTVAAHTYVIGGNSQAEHFRAPNAIASYLNTDTAEACNTYNMLKLTRELWLLDPNRAAYFDYYERALLNHLIGQQNPADSHGHICYFTGLNPGHRRGNTGPAWGGGNWSTDYGTFWCCQGTGIETNTKLADSIYFRDGTTLTVNLYTPSVLTWSERGITVTQATSYPASDTTTLTVTGSASGSWTMRFRIPAWTTGATIAVNGTAQSVTATPGTYASLTRSWTSGDTVTLRLPMRVVAVPANDNSSVVAITYGPAVLAGNYGSTALSALPSLDVASITRTSTSALAFTAKANGATVNLGPFHDAHGYNYTVYWNTGSGGGSSHRLVNAASGLVLGIKDMSTADGGLALQWGDTGTADHNWELITDGGDVRIRNVNSGKVLGVENMSTADNARVLQWSDSGTADHKWTLVDNGDGTHRIRNVNSGKLLGIQGGSTAQGAQAVQDSDNGSADNRWRLVRNG, from the coding sequence ATGTCCTCGTCCCTGAACCGCCGCAGGTTGTTGCAGGCCGCGGGAGTCGCGGCCGTCGCGAGCGCCGCGCCGGGCCTGTTCCGCGGCACCGCCGAGGCCGCGGTGGTCGCCCCGGTGCGCACGGACATCGGCGCGCTGGCCCAGCCGTTCGACCTCGGCCAGGTCCGGCTGAGCACCGGCCGTTGGCTGGACAACCAGAACCGCGCGCTGTCCTACCTGCGGTTCGTCGACGTCGACCGGTTGCTCTACAACTTCCGCGCCAACCACCGCCTGTCCACCAACGGCGCGGCGGCGCTCGGCGGTTGGGAGGCGCCGAACTTCCCGTTCCGCACCCACAGCCAGGGCCACTTCCTCACCGCGTGGGCGCAGGCGTGGGCGGTGCTGGGCGACACGACGTGCCGCGACCGGGCGAACTCCATGGTCGCGGAACTGGCCAAGTGCCAGGCGAACAACGCCGCGGCCGGGTTCAACACCGGTTACCTGTCCGGGTTCCCGGAGTCGGACTTCGACGCGATGGAGGCGGGCTCGCCGAAGTCGGTGTCGTACTACGCGCTGCACAAGACCCTGGCGGGCCTGCTGGACGTGTGGCGGTACCTGGGCAGCACCCAGGCGCGCGACGTGCTGCTGCGGTTCGCCGGATGGGTGGACTGGCGCACCGGAAGGCTGACCTACAGCAAGATGCAGAGCATCCTGGGCACGGAGTTCGGCGGGATGAACGCCGTGCTGACCGACCTGTACCAGCAGACCGGGGACAGCCGGTGGCTGACCGCGGCGCAGCGGTTCGACCACGCGGCCGTGTTCGACCCCCTGGCCGCCAACCAGGACCGGCTCAACGGGCTGCACGCCAACACCCAGGTGCCCAAGTGGATCGGGGCGGCCCGCGAGTACAAGGCGACCGGCACCACCCGCTACCGCGACATCGCCTCCAACGCGTGGAACACCACCGTGGCCGCGCACACGTACGTGATCGGCGGCAACAGCCAGGCCGAGCACTTCCGCGCCCCCAACGCCATCGCCTCCTACCTCAACACCGACACCGCCGAGGCGTGCAACACCTACAACATGCTCAAGCTGACCCGTGAGCTGTGGCTGCTCGACCCGAACCGCGCCGCCTACTTCGACTACTACGAGCGCGCCCTGCTCAACCACCTGATCGGCCAGCAGAACCCCGCCGACTCCCACGGCCACATCTGCTACTTCACCGGCCTCAACCCCGGCCACCGCCGCGGCAACACCGGCCCGGCGTGGGGCGGTGGCAACTGGAGCACCGACTACGGCACGTTCTGGTGCTGCCAGGGCACGGGCATCGAGACCAACACCAAGCTCGCCGACTCGATCTACTTCCGCGACGGCACCACGCTGACCGTCAACCTCTACACACCGTCGGTGCTGACCTGGTCGGAGCGCGGGATCACGGTCACCCAGGCAACCTCCTACCCCGCGAGCGACACCACCACCCTGACCGTGACGGGCAGCGCGAGCGGCTCCTGGACGATGCGCTTCCGCATCCCCGCCTGGACCACCGGCGCGACGATCGCCGTCAACGGCACCGCCCAGAGCGTCACCGCCACACCGGGCACGTACGCCTCGCTCACCCGCTCGTGGACCTCCGGCGACACCGTCACCCTCCGGCTGCCCATGCGGGTGGTCGCGGTGCCCGCCAACGACAACTCCTCCGTCGTCGCCATCACCTACGGGCCCGCCGTCCTGGCGGGCAACTACGGCAGCACCGCGCTGTCCGCACTGCCGTCGCTCGACGTCGCCTCGATCACCCGCACCAGCACCTCCGCGCTCGCGTTCACGGCGAAGGCCAACGGCGCGACGGTCAACCTCGGCCCGTTCCACGACGCCCACGGCTACAACTACACCGTCTACTGGAACACCGGCAGCGGCGGCGGCAGCAGCCACCGCCTGGTCAACGCGGCCAGCGGGCTCGTGCTGGGCATCAAGGACATGTCGACCGCAGACGGCGGCCTGGCCCTCCAGTGGGGCGACACCGGAACCGCCGACCACAACTGGGAACTGATCACCGACGGCGGCGACGTGCGCATCCGCAACGTCAACAGCGGCAAGGTCCTCGGCGTCGAGAACATGTCGACCGCCGACAACGCCCGTGTCCTCCAGTGGTCCGACAGCGGCACCGCCGACCACAAGTGGACGCTGGTCGACAACGGCGACGGCACCCACCGGATCCGCAACGTCAACAGCGGCAAGCTGCTCGGCATCCAGGGCGGCTCGACCGCCCAGGGCGCACAGGCGGTCCAGGACTCCGACAACGGTTCGGCCGACAACCGCTGGAGGCTGGTGCGCAACGGGTGA
- a CDS encoding sugar ABC transporter permease — translation MAPLVLLAPAVLVIVVLRLWPLLLGINFSFTGDGARNGLAVGFDNYLTLFGDPLFRTALRNVGLLVLLLPVAVAIPGLLATFIHLKVPGHRFYRGVYFFPAVLSPVIVGAIFTLLLSYDGPLNTLLGGVGIGPVDWLGDPDVAIFAVVGVHVWATFGMALVVFLAGFATLDSSLLDAAKVDGASLPQTIRHVIVPGLSRTIQFVFVTTMIGMLTSMFGLLYVMTSGGPEGSTYLPEYYIWTRLGQMNQPALASAASTALFLIMLVVGLAQIGILRRAAGKED, via the coding sequence ATGGCGCCCCTGGTCCTGCTGGCGCCCGCCGTCCTGGTCATCGTCGTGCTGCGGTTGTGGCCACTGCTGCTGGGGATCAACTTCTCCTTCACCGGCGACGGCGCCCGCAACGGCCTGGCGGTCGGCTTCGACAACTACCTGACCCTGTTCGGCGATCCGCTGTTCCGCACCGCGCTGCGCAACGTCGGCCTGCTCGTGCTGCTGCTGCCCGTGGCCGTGGCCATCCCCGGCCTGCTCGCCACGTTCATCCACCTGAAGGTCCCCGGACACCGCTTCTACCGCGGCGTCTACTTCTTCCCCGCCGTGCTCTCCCCCGTGATCGTCGGGGCGATCTTCACCCTGCTGCTCTCCTACGACGGCCCGCTCAACACGCTGCTGGGCGGGGTGGGCATCGGGCCGGTGGACTGGCTCGGCGACCCGGACGTGGCGATCTTCGCGGTCGTCGGCGTGCACGTCTGGGCGACCTTCGGCATGGCGCTGGTCGTCTTCCTCGCCGGGTTCGCCACCCTGGACTCGTCTTTGCTCGACGCGGCCAAGGTGGACGGCGCGTCCCTGCCCCAGACCATCCGGCACGTCATCGTCCCCGGCCTGTCCCGCACGATCCAGTTCGTCTTCGTCACCACCATGATCGGCATGCTCACCTCGATGTTCGGCCTGCTGTACGTGATGACCAGCGGCGGCCCCGAGGGCTCGACGTACCTGCCCGAGTACTACATCTGGACCCGGCTGGGGCAGATGAACCAACCCGCGCTCGCCTCGGCGGCGTCGACCGCGCTGTTCCTGATCATGCTCGTGGTGGGGCTGGCCCAGATCGGGATCCTCCGACGCGCCGCGGGCAAGGAGGACTGA
- a CDS encoding carbohydrate ABC transporter permease, whose product MPGTRSTRWVVAVPMAALALATVYPLVFTTNVAMKTRRDYTLDRFSPADSLRWDNIVKAWTSVGMSRYFLNSVVVVACSVALLLLLGSMAGFALGRLRFRGSSALLLGILAALFVPFQVIMVPLARIMTDTGLVDTYPGLVLAYVAQFLPFTIFLLASYYSTVPPEIIDAARIDGNTVYGVYWRIMLPIGAPALLSVGVLNALFCWNDVLISLLLMPSAQHRTLMVGVTSLRGQYSDDIPAFASGVLIAAIPVLVVYLFLQRQIADGVTAGSTKG is encoded by the coding sequence ATGCCGGGCACCCGGTCGACCCGATGGGTCGTCGCGGTACCGATGGCCGCGCTCGCGCTGGCCACGGTGTACCCGCTGGTGTTCACCACCAACGTCGCGATGAAGACCCGCCGCGACTACACCCTGGACCGGTTCTCCCCCGCGGATTCGCTGCGCTGGGACAACATCGTCAAGGCCTGGACGAGCGTGGGGATGTCCCGGTACTTCCTGAACTCGGTCGTCGTCGTGGCGTGCTCGGTGGCGCTGCTGCTCCTGCTCGGGTCGATGGCGGGCTTCGCGCTCGGCAGGCTGCGGTTCCGCGGCTCGTCCGCCCTCCTCCTGGGCATCCTCGCCGCGCTGTTCGTCCCCTTCCAGGTGATCATGGTCCCGCTGGCGCGGATCATGACCGACACCGGTCTCGTCGACACCTACCCCGGACTGGTGCTCGCGTACGTGGCGCAGTTCCTGCCGTTCACGATCTTCCTGCTGGCGAGCTACTACTCCACCGTGCCACCGGAGATCATCGACGCCGCGCGCATCGACGGGAACACCGTGTACGGCGTCTACTGGCGGATCATGCTCCCGATCGGCGCACCGGCGCTGCTGTCGGTCGGCGTGCTCAACGCCCTCTTCTGCTGGAACGACGTGCTGATCTCCCTGCTGCTGATGCCGTCCGCGCAGCACCGCACGCTCATGGTCGGGGTCACGTCGTTGCGCGGGCAGTACTCCGACGACATCCCCGCGTTCGCCTCGGGTGTGCTGATCGCCGCGATCCCCGTCCTGGTCGTCTACCTGTTCCTGCAACGCCAGATCGCCGACGGCGTCACCGCCGGGTCCACGAAGGGCTGA
- a CDS encoding mandelate racemase/muconate lactonizing enzyme family protein, which yields MRITGYRILTTVQDWGRPIGDANGVYADGLVRVPIVVVETDAGLTGVGLGSHVEIEAVFAAIEGEDPRCVTALYDRMLRRTFKAGHAGPVFGTIGALDTALWDIKAQAAGEPLWRLLGGRDRRVPAYASGLDIGLDDDELVAVYQAYADRGLRAAKVKGGLDVARDRHRLTLVRDVLTEAGRGARPSLMLDVNETWTRKQAVRHVAEIERTLDLTWIEEPVRRWDVEGHAAVGRGVRASVATGENLTGLEQHRPLIAAGAVDIVQTAAVWGITHFLRVATLAHAHDLPVSPIGTTPIGLLHAATSVPNHLVSELQDLEPALGVSVDHHVEDGAFVLGDRPGLGVRLDEEVIAASSHLLPHLMSGGAHIRPERAGHRLHPVEVGGEAVGAVLNA from the coding sequence ATGCGCATCACCGGGTACCGGATCCTCACCACGGTCCAGGACTGGGGTCGGCCGATCGGCGACGCCAACGGCGTCTACGCCGACGGCCTCGTCCGGGTGCCGATCGTCGTCGTCGAGACCGACGCGGGACTCACCGGCGTCGGCCTCGGGTCGCACGTGGAGATCGAGGCCGTCTTCGCCGCCATCGAGGGCGAAGACCCGCGCTGCGTGACCGCCCTCTACGACAGGATGCTGCGCCGGACGTTCAAGGCCGGCCACGCGGGCCCGGTGTTCGGCACCATCGGCGCTCTCGACACCGCGTTGTGGGACATCAAGGCCCAGGCCGCGGGGGAACCGCTGTGGCGGCTGCTCGGCGGACGCGACCGCCGGGTGCCCGCCTACGCCTCGGGTCTGGACATCGGACTGGACGACGACGAGCTCGTCGCGGTCTACCAGGCCTACGCCGACCGCGGCCTGCGGGCGGCCAAGGTCAAGGGCGGCCTCGACGTCGCCCGCGACCGGCACCGCCTCACCCTGGTCCGCGACGTCCTCACCGAGGCGGGCCGCGGGGCACGGCCGAGCCTGATGCTCGACGTCAACGAGACCTGGACGCGCAAGCAGGCGGTCCGCCACGTCGCCGAGATCGAGCGGACGCTCGACCTGACCTGGATCGAGGAACCGGTCCGGCGCTGGGACGTGGAGGGCCACGCGGCCGTCGGCCGCGGCGTGCGCGCCTCGGTCGCCACCGGCGAGAACCTCACCGGCCTCGAACAGCACCGCCCGCTCATCGCGGCCGGAGCGGTCGACATCGTCCAGACCGCCGCGGTCTGGGGCATCACCCACTTCCTCCGCGTCGCCACCCTCGCGCACGCCCACGACCTGCCCGTCAGCCCCATCGGCACCACGCCGATCGGCCTGCTGCACGCCGCCACGTCGGTGCCCAACCACCTGGTCAGCGAACTCCAGGACCTCGAACCCGCGCTCGGCGTCTCGGTCGACCACCACGTCGAGGACGGCGCGTTCGTCCTCGGCGACAGGCCGGGCCTCGGCGTGCGCCTCGACGAGGAGGTGATCGCCGCGTCGAGCCACCTGCTCCCCCACCTGATGTCCGGCGGCGCCCACATCCGGCCCGAACGGGCGGGGCACCGCCTGCACCCGGTCGAGGTCGGCGGGGAAGCCGTGGGCGCCGTCCTCAACGCGTGA
- a CDS encoding EAL domain-containing protein: MTGGSTTDDIALAGTVQAHFEHSPLGFAVIDDSGLVREVNAALCDLVGRPADTLTGLHVSGVFTTDADLGADRLHADAQLIHPDGDRTAVVLDVAPLDPSLRAVVVVNSEETSALRAALIRQSLNDLVTGLPNRTQLLQWLGRCPDVLGLVHLDVDGFHVVNEGLGHDAGDRLLKSVAARLLEICAPHGRVARTGHDVFTIVVDNPSDALGLIGIVEDVDASLAEPVYLDGVGVGVTVSAGISVQHTRGRTAADLLRTAEVAARWSRQDGRARWTLYDRPRDIRERSRFTLAASIAGALENGEIGTRYAPVHSLPDRRVVALEASVHWDHPEHGLLSQDAVLDFAESTGNAVRLGRVVLADACAQAGRWLAEFGAPIPLVAVRLTAHQCREPELVAVVRRLLADAALPADRLRLVVEGDVLLSLTPEQVEELDILTVDGVSVLHEQRGAGRFDAFGGTGVPISGHRVDGSVVRGLDHTAQPLVRSAVVGMLSWAVRNLDGDLSAQDVRTEAEASALTRLGITAAQGPYFGDPLTPDEVRDLLRGT, from the coding sequence ATGACCGGCGGCAGCACGACCGACGACATCGCCTTGGCCGGTACCGTCCAGGCGCACTTCGAGCACTCGCCACTGGGTTTCGCCGTCATCGACGACTCCGGCCTCGTGCGGGAGGTGAACGCGGCGCTGTGCGACCTCGTCGGGCGCCCGGCGGACACCCTGACGGGCCTGCACGTGAGCGGGGTGTTCACCACCGACGCCGATCTGGGCGCGGACCGCCTGCACGCCGACGCCCAGCTGATCCACCCGGACGGCGACAGGACAGCGGTGGTGCTCGACGTGGCGCCGTTGGACCCGAGCCTGCGAGCCGTGGTGGTCGTCAACTCCGAGGAGACCTCGGCGCTGCGCGCGGCCCTGATCCGCCAGAGCCTCAACGACCTCGTCACCGGTCTGCCCAACCGAACCCAGCTCCTGCAGTGGCTGGGGCGCTGTCCCGACGTGCTCGGCCTGGTCCACCTCGACGTCGACGGCTTCCACGTGGTCAACGAAGGTCTCGGGCACGACGCGGGCGACCGACTGCTGAAGTCGGTGGCCGCGCGCCTGCTGGAGATCTGCGCTCCGCACGGCCGGGTCGCCCGCACCGGGCACGACGTGTTCACCATCGTGGTCGACAACCCTTCCGACGCCCTGGGGCTGATCGGGATCGTCGAGGACGTGGACGCGTCGCTGGCCGAACCGGTCTACCTCGACGGGGTGGGTGTGGGCGTGACGGTCAGCGCCGGGATCAGCGTCCAGCACACCCGCGGCCGCACCGCCGCCGACCTGCTGCGCACCGCCGAGGTCGCCGCGCGGTGGAGCAGACAGGACGGTCGTGCCCGCTGGACGCTGTACGACCGGCCTCGCGACATCCGTGAACGCAGTCGCTTCACCTTGGCCGCGTCCATCGCAGGCGCACTGGAGAACGGCGAGATCGGCACCCGTTACGCCCCGGTGCACTCGCTGCCGGACCGGCGGGTGGTCGCCTTGGAGGCGTCCGTCCACTGGGACCACCCCGAACACGGGTTGCTGTCGCAGGACGCCGTCCTGGACTTCGCCGAATCCACCGGCAACGCCGTCCGCCTGGGCCGCGTGGTCCTGGCCGACGCCTGCGCGCAGGCGGGTCGGTGGCTGGCGGAGTTCGGCGCCCCGATCCCCCTGGTGGCCGTTCGCCTCACCGCCCACCAGTGCCGCGAACCCGAACTGGTCGCGGTCGTCCGCCGACTCCTCGCCGACGCGGCTTTGCCCGCCGACCGGTTGCGCCTGGTCGTCGAGGGGGACGTGCTGCTGTCCCTGACCCCGGAGCAGGTCGAGGAGTTGGACATCCTGACCGTCGACGGGGTGTCCGTCCTGCACGAGCAGCGAGGAGCGGGCCGCTTCGACGCCTTCGGCGGGACCGGGGTGCCCATCAGCGGCCACCGGGTGGACGGCTCCGTCGTCCGCGGCCTGGACCACACCGCCCAACCGCTCGTCCGTTCCGCCGTGGTCGGCATGCTGTCCTGGGCCGTGCGCAACCTCGACGGCGACCTGTCCGCCCAGGACGTGCGCACCGAGGCCGAGGCGAGCGCACTGACCCGTTTGGGCATCACCGCGGCTCAAGGACCGTACTTCGGCGACCCGCTCACCCCCGACGAGGTGCGGGACCTGCTGCGCGGAACCTGA